A genomic window from Cricetulus griseus strain 17A/GY chromosome 4, alternate assembly CriGri-PICRH-1.0, whole genome shotgun sequence includes:
- the LOC100765757 gene encoding cytochrome c oxidase subunit 5A, mitochondrial isoform X2 has product MLAAALRRCTAAAAARSFLHPVSASSSAAAVQSIRCYSHGSHETDEEFDARWVTYFNKPDIDAWELRKGMNTLVGYDLVPEPKIIDAALRACRRLNDFASAVRILEVVKDKAGPHKDIYPYVIQELRPTLNELGISTPEELGLDKV; this is encoded by the exons ATGCTCGCCGCCGCCCTTCGTCGCTGTACCGCAGCCGCGGCCGCCCGAAGCTTCCTGCACCCCGTCTCGGCCTCCAGCTCCGCCGCCG ctgtCCAGTCCATTCGCTGCTATTCTCATGGATCACATGAGACAGATGAGGAGTTTGATGCTCGCTGGGTAACATACTTCAACAAGCCAGACATCGATGCCTGGGAATTGCGTAAAG GGATGAACACACTTGTTGGCTATGATCTGGTTCCTGAGCCCAAAATCATTGATGCTGCTTTGCGTGCATGTAGACGGTTAAATGATTTTGCTAGTGCTGTTCGCATCTTGGAGGTTGTTAAG GACAAAGCAGGACCTCATAAGGACATCTACCCCTATGTCATCCAGGAACTTAGACCAACTTTAAATGAACTGGGAATTTCCACTCCAGAGGAACTGGGCCTGGACAAAGTGTAA
- the Fam219b gene encoding protein FAM219B isoform X7 → MAAAELRGHAVRMSTQGPRPGAAPDGVAGAAGLPSGRGGGAALRLGERPPAAMEKRGPYMVTRAPSIQAKLQKHRDLAKAVLRRKGMLGALPNRPDSSGKRSVKFNKGYTALSQSPDENLVSLDSDSR, encoded by the exons ATGGCGGCCGCGGAGCTCCGGGGGCACGCGGTGCGGATGTCCACCCAGGGACCCCGGCCTGGCGCGGCCCCAGACGGCGTGGCGGGAGCCGCGGGACTGCCCTCCGGACGGGGCGGCGGGGCGGCCCTCCGGCTCGGGGAACGCCCGCCAGCCGCTATGGAGAAGCGGGGACCATACATGGTGACGCGCGCACCTTCTATTCAGGCTAAGCTTC AGAAGCACCGGGACCTGGCCAAGGCCGTTCTACGGAGAAAGGGCATGCTGGGGGCCTTGCCGAACCGCCCCGATTCTTCAGGGAAAAG GTCAGTGAAGTTTAACAAGGGCTATACTGCTCTTAGCCAGAGTCCAGATGAAAACCTGGTGTCCCTTGACTCTGACAG cAGGTGA
- the Fam219b gene encoding protein FAM219B isoform X8 has translation MAAAELRGHAVRMSTQGPRPGAAPDGVAGAAGLPSGRGGGAALRLGERPPAAMEKRGPYMVTRAPSIQAKLQKHRDLAKAVLRRKGMLGALPNRPDSSGKRSVKFNKGYTALSQSPDENLVSLDSDR, from the exons ATGGCGGCCGCGGAGCTCCGGGGGCACGCGGTGCGGATGTCCACCCAGGGACCCCGGCCTGGCGCGGCCCCAGACGGCGTGGCGGGAGCCGCGGGACTGCCCTCCGGACGGGGCGGCGGGGCGGCCCTCCGGCTCGGGGAACGCCCGCCAGCCGCTATGGAGAAGCGGGGACCATACATGGTGACGCGCGCACCTTCTATTCAGGCTAAGCTTC AGAAGCACCGGGACCTGGCCAAGGCCGTTCTACGGAGAAAGGGCATGCTGGGGGCCTTGCCGAACCGCCCCGATTCTTCAGGGAAAAG GTCAGTGAAGTTTAACAAGGGCTATACTGCTCTTAGCCAGAGTCCAGATGAAAACCTGGTGTCCCTTGACTCTGACAG GTGA
- the Fam219b gene encoding protein FAM219B isoform X6: protein MAAAELRGHAVRMSTQGPRPGAAPDGVAGAAGLPSGRGGGAALRLGERPPAAMEKRGPYMVTRAPSIQAKLQKHRDLAKAVLRRKGMLGALPNRPDSSGKRSVKFNKGYTALSQSPDENLVSLDSDSDGELESRYSSGYSSAEVNQDVSRQLLQDGYHLDEIPDDEDLDLIPPKPIASSTCSCCWCCLGESSCTLQ from the exons ATGGCGGCCGCGGAGCTCCGGGGGCACGCGGTGCGGATGTCCACCCAGGGACCCCGGCCTGGCGCGGCCCCAGACGGCGTGGCGGGAGCCGCGGGACTGCCCTCCGGACGGGGCGGCGGGGCGGCCCTCCGGCTCGGGGAACGCCCGCCAGCCGCTATGGAGAAGCGGGGACCATACATGGTGACGCGCGCACCTTCTATTCAGGCTAAGCTTC AGAAGCACCGGGACCTGGCCAAGGCCGTTCTACGGAGAAAGGGCATGCTGGGGGCCTTGCCGAACCGCCCCGATTCTTCAGGGAAAAG GTCAGTGAAGTTTAACAAGGGCTATACTGCTCTTAGCCAGAGTCCAGATGAAAACCTGGTGTCCCTTGACTCTGACAG TGATGGGGAGCTGGAATCCAGATACTCCTCCGGGTATTCCTCTGCAGAG GTGAACCAGGATGTGAGCCGGCAGCTGCTGCAGGATGGCTATCACCTGGATGAGATTCCAGATGATGAGGACCTGGACCTCATTCCCCCTAAGCCTATTGCCTCTTCCACATGCTCTTGCTGCTGGTGCTGTCTTGGGGAATCTTCCTGTACCCTCCAGTAG
- the Fam219b gene encoding protein FAM219B isoform X5: MAAAELRGHAVRMSTQGPRPGAAPDGVAGAAGLPSGRGGGAALRLGERPPAAMEKRGPYMVTRAPSIQAKLQKHRDLAKAVLRRKGMLGALPNRPDSSGKRSVKFNKGYTALSQSPDENLVSLDSDSDGELESRYSSGYSSAEQVNQDVSRQLLQDGYHLDEIPDDEDLDLIPPKPIASSTCSCCWCCLGESSCTLQ; the protein is encoded by the exons ATGGCGGCCGCGGAGCTCCGGGGGCACGCGGTGCGGATGTCCACCCAGGGACCCCGGCCTGGCGCGGCCCCAGACGGCGTGGCGGGAGCCGCGGGACTGCCCTCCGGACGGGGCGGCGGGGCGGCCCTCCGGCTCGGGGAACGCCCGCCAGCCGCTATGGAGAAGCGGGGACCATACATGGTGACGCGCGCACCTTCTATTCAGGCTAAGCTTC AGAAGCACCGGGACCTGGCCAAGGCCGTTCTACGGAGAAAGGGCATGCTGGGGGCCTTGCCGAACCGCCCCGATTCTTCAGGGAAAAG GTCAGTGAAGTTTAACAAGGGCTATACTGCTCTTAGCCAGAGTCCAGATGAAAACCTGGTGTCCCTTGACTCTGACAG TGATGGGGAGCTGGAATCCAGATACTCCTCCGGGTATTCCTCTGCAGAG cAGGTGAACCAGGATGTGAGCCGGCAGCTGCTGCAGGATGGCTATCACCTGGATGAGATTCCAGATGATGAGGACCTGGACCTCATTCCCCCTAAGCCTATTGCCTCTTCCACATGCTCTTGCTGCTGGTGCTGTCTTGGGGAATCTTCCTGTACCCTCCAGTAG
- the Mpi gene encoding mannose-6-phosphate isomerase yields the protein MASQRVFPLSCVVQQYAWGKIGSNSEVACLLASSDPLAQISEDKPYAELWMGTHPRGDARIIDNSISQNTLGQWIADNQNCLGTKVKDTFNGKLPFLFKVLSVETALSIQAHPNKELAAKLHIQAPQHYPDANHKPEMAIALTSFQGLCGFRPVEEIVTFLKKVPEFQSLVGEDATEQLKQSMSGDPAAMASALRNCFSHLMKSEKKVVVEQLNLLVKRISQQVSAGNSMDDICGKLLLQLHQQYPGDIGCFAIYFLNLLTLKPGEAMFLEANVPHAYLKGDCVECMACSDNTVRAGLTPKFIDVPTLCEMLNYTPSPSKDRLFTPTRSQDDPYLSIYDPPVPDFTVMKMEVPGSVTEYKILALDSASILLIVQGSVTATTPTVQGEIPLQRGGVLFIGANESVSLKLSLPTDLLIFRACCLL from the exons TGTTCCCACTTTCCTGTGTGGTGCAGCAGTATGCCTGGGGGAAGATAGGCTCCAACAGTGAAGTGGCATGCCTGCTGGCTAGCAGTGACCCACTGGCCCAGATCTCAGAGGACAAGCCTTATGCAGAG CTGTGGATGGGGACACACCCCCGGGGAGATGCCAGGATCATTGACAACAGTATTTCCCAGAATACCTTAGGCCAGTGGATTGCTGACAACCAGAACTGCTTAGGCACAAAGGTCAAAGACACCTTTAATGGCAAGCTGCCCTTCCTCTTCAAAGTGCTCTCTGTGGAAACAGCTCTGTCTATCCAGGCACACCCTAACAAG GAGCTGGCAGCAAAGCTGCATATCCAGGCACCACAGCACTACCCTGATGCCAACCACAAGCCAGAAATGGCCATTGCCCTCACCTCCTTCCAGGGCTTGTGTGGTTTCCGGCCAGTGGAGGAGATTGTGACCTTCCTGAAGA AGGTGCCTGAGTTCCAGTCCCTGGTTGGAGAGGATGCCACGGAACAGCTGAAGCAGAGCATGAGTGGGGATCCTGCAGCAATGGCCTCTGCTTTGAGGAACTGCTTCTCCCACCTGATGAAGAGTGAGAAGAAGGTGGTGGTGGAACAGCTTAACCTGTTGGTGAAACGGATCTCCCAGCAAG TATCTGCTGGAAACAGCATGGATGACATCTGCGGGAAGCTCTTGCTGCAGCTGCACCAGCAGTACCCAGGTGATATTGGATGTTTCGCCATCTACTTCCTGAACCTGCTCACCTTAAAGCCGGGGGAAGCCATGTTTCTGGAGGCCAATGTGCCCCATGCCTACCTGAAGGGAG ACTGTGTGGAGTGCATGGCATGCTCAGACAATACTGTTCGTGCTGGCCTGACACCCAAATTCATTGATGTGCCAACCCTATGTGAAATGCTCAACTACACACCTAGCCCCAGCAAGGACAGGCTGTTTACCCCAACACGGAGTCAAGATGACCCCTATCTCTCTATCTATGACCCTCCTGTGCCAGACTTCACTGTTATGAAGATGGAG GTCCCTGGCTCTGTCACTGAATACAAGATCTTGGCACTAGACTCTGCCAGCATCCTTCTGATAGTCCAAGGGTCAGTGACAGCTACCACACCCACAGTTCAAGGAGAAATCCCTTTGCAGCGTGGTGGAGTGCTCTTCATTGGGGCTAATGAGAGTGTCTCACTGAAGCTTTCTTTGCCCACGGATCTGCTGATATTCCGGGCCTGCTGTCTGCTGTAG